TGACTGAGATCCTCGTATGGTGCCTGAAGTTATTCCTGCGCTCTGCCCTCCAGCTGTCCTGGGGAGATGGCAGTCTCCCTGCTTCTCTTTCGAGAATtgtggaggctgggtgcagtggctcactcctgtaatcccagcactttgggaggccaaggtgggtggaccacttgaggccaggagttcgagatcagcctggcaaacgtggtgaaaccctgtctctactaaaaacacaaaaattagctgagcatggtggtgcatgcctgtagtcccagatacttgggaggctgagatgggagaatcacttgaacccaggagacagaggttgcagtgagctgagaacatgccactgcactccagcctgggtgacagaatgagactcttgtctaaaaaaagGAATTTGGGAATGCCTGGGACCCCCTCACACCTTGTCCCAAGCCCAAGATCCCAAGGCACTAAAGCTGTTTCATCCATCCTGCTGGCTCCAGTCCCTGCCCCTTGGGAATATCTCATACCTGAGCCTTTCCTGACCACTCCAAAGTAATACTTCCCATCACTGTATCTTCTAACTCTGCTCAAGTGTTCTTTACCTTGAACATTATAATACATGTTTGTTTGTCATGTGTATTTAGAATATAATTTCCCTTAAGGGTAGGAGGTTTGCTCTTTTGTTCTACACTGTATCCTCAGGGTCCAGGAGAATACTTGGCATGACACACAGTAGGCACCTGATGAATGCTTGAGAAATGAGTGATGAAGTTCTGGGAGGCTCCCTGGGCCCCACTGGGTACTCCACAAGGAAGATGTGAGAGAATTGAGAGAATTCCGTGGTGCAGGCTGTGACCCAGAAGGGCAGAGCTACCTATTCAGCCTCGCATCAGCACTTTCTTCCTGCCACAGACTCAGCCCAGccttctgccattactgaggccgCCAACCCAGCCTCTGACCCGGCCTCTGATGGACTAGAGGCCATCGTCACAGTGACAGAGACCCTGGAGGAACTGCAGCTTCCTCAGGAAGCCATGGAGAGCGAGTCCCGTGGGGCCATCTACTCCATCCCCATCATGGAGGACGGAGGAGGTGGAAGCTCCACTCCAGAAGACCCGGCAGAGGCCCCTAGGACGATCCTAGGTAACTTGAATCCTTTATCCTGATGATGTCTTGATCTGAAAGAAGTTGGGAGCAGAAAAGGCAAGCCCAGGTTGATGCTGGGGTCCTGGATGGCATCACTATACCCTGTCATTTCTCAGCAGCTAAGGGGTGCAGGGCATCTTTCTTGTCTCTCTCCCAACCTTTGCTTTTCCAGCAAATTCTACCCACAACTCTATGGAGCTAGAGATGCTTGCACTAAGGAGCTGCCCCCTGGAAAGGAGGGGCCTCCCTTCTTTGGTCCCTCTTCCACCTCACCCACCCAAAACAGACTTGAGTTTTGACAGAGTAGGAGACGGAGATGCAATGACCATGTTCTCGGGTGCTAATGGCGGCTCACAGAGGCTTCTCGAGTATTGCCTCTTCAACGTAGCTGGGGGCAAGTTCTTCCAGTCTGGAGCAAGGACCACCTGTCCTCAGGGCGGGCTCTTCCCTATTCCCCAGGGcccaccctccccttcccctgttttcttttcttccggGGTGGGCGCTGTCCCTGGTGCTGAACAGTTtgtgttttgcctagaatttgaAACGCAATCCATGGTACCGCCCACGGGGTTCTCAGAAGAGGAAGGCAAGGCattggaggaagaagagaaatatggggatgaagaagagaaagaggaagaggaggaagaggaggaggtggatgATGAGGCCCTGTGGGCATGGCCCAGCGAGCTCAGCAGCCCAGGCCCTGAGACCTCTCTCCCCACTGAGCCAGCAGACCAGGAGGAGTCATTCTCCCAGGCGCCAGCAAAGGCAGTTCTGCATCCTGGTGCATCACCACTTCCTGATGGAGGTCCCAGGCCTCCAAGGGTCCATGGACCACCTACTGAGACTCTGCCTACTCCCAGGGAGGGGAACTTAGCCTCCCCATCACCTTCCACTCTGGTTGGGGCAAGAGAGGTGGGGGAGGAAACTGGTGGTCCTGATCTATCTGGGGTCCCTCGAGGAGAGAGTGAGGAGATGGGGAGCTCCGAGGATGCCCCTTCCCTGCTTCCAGCCACACGGGCCCCTGAGGGTGCCAGGGAGCTGGAGGCCCCCTCTGAAGATAATTCTGGAAGAACTGCCCCAGCAGGGACCTCAGTGCAGGCCCAGCCAGTGCTGCCCACTGACAGCGCCAGCCGAGGTGGAGTGGCCGTGGTCCCGGCAACAGGTAATTCTGCCCGAGGCTCAACTGCCCTCTTTATCCTACTTCTTTTCCTTCCACTGCAGCTCTGGGTCACCTGACCTGTAGTCCTTTAACCCACCATCATCCCAAACTCTCCTGTCATTTGCCTTCATTCTCTTACCCAGCTCTGCCTATGGGTCTCCAATCTCGGATACCCACCTTCGACTTCCATCCCAGCTCTCCTAGTCTTCACCCTGTGACCCCAGCCCCTCCACTGACCATCTGTGACCTTTCCCCGCCGTCAGGCCCTCCACCTGTGGCTCACATCTCACCAGCTCCACAGAGCATCCTCAGGCCTCTCCAGGGGCCCTCATCACCTATTGCAGCCTTCAGGGCTCGGCCCATTTCCCACTACTCCCTTCCCGCTCTTGTGTGCCATCCCCTTAGCTGCCTCCCATTGATCTCAGAGAAGCCTGGGAGTCCCTTCCCACCCCTCAACCTCTGGGGTCCAGGAGAGCCCGTACCCCCACAGAGCCTTAAGCAACTACTTCTGTGAAGTATTTTTTGACTGTTTCATGGAAAACAAGCCTTGGAAATAAATCTCTATTAAACCACTTTGTAACCAAGCTCTGGTACcctctgtctccatctcctgatgtCCACCCCTCTCATTCCATGGATCTGTGTCATGGAGAGCACTTGGATGCTTCTTCTCTGGctctgtgtctctccctctctctgtgtgtgtcttggcctctcttcctttttcatctTCGGCTTCTCCCCTTGTCTGTCCCAGCAGTATAACCGCCCCTCATTAttcccccagcccctccttctcAGGCTTGTCTACACTTTCCTTCCTAGCTACTGAGATCCCAAAATTTGTACACATTACCCCCAGAGAAGTCATCATCCATAGTCTGAGGCAGTGCTGGGAGTTGTAGTCCCTCATTCCTGATGGGGAGAAACCCACGCAGCCTGGGGTGCATGTGTTGTGCATTTATATTCACTTCTGATCCATCTTGGTGGTGCCACGAGTCATAGTAACTGAAAGTATCAGCACAGAAGCAGTTCCCTGGCATTCAGGTGCCCTCACCCCCAGCCTACAGCCCTACATCTCAGCAGGGGATGGTATCTAACTCTCATCCCACTACCCACAGCTTCCCTCTTCTCCACTAACTCCTGCACTAATCACCATTCCTTACTCCCTAGAAGGAATGGTTTCACCCTCCCTAAACCCAAAGGGTCTCAAAGTACCTAATGCCAGAGAAGACACAGATCGAGGAGCAAGTGACGGAGAGTGTGGAGGAAGGAGTCAGGTTCTGGGGTCTGAGAGAAGCCCTCCCTACTCAGGAAGGctaagattcccagtggaggtcCCTGGAGAAGGCTGGGATTCCCTTAGCCCTAGGACCCCTGTCTTAGATGGATCACATCCTGCGTCACACCCAGGCTTACCCATGTCAACTGTCAGCTCCCTGTGCAACTGGCCTTGGAGTTCAGCCCTGTGGCAGATGGGGAGGGGGTTTGGTGGGAAAAGGAGCACAACTGGAGGTATCTACAGTGTCTTAGTTCCTCCATCTGGAGGGTAAGTGAGAAGTCTTGCCTGCTGTTTCAacgggaagaaaggaaaaacttcCTGGTTGTGTAGAGTAGGTGTCCCTAAAAAGGGAGCAGAAAGATGGCAAGAAGAAGAGTGCCTTCACACAACTCTGTCTGCACTGGGCTCAGGTTCTGCAGCCCACAGCCAGGCGGAGGGACCCATGGCCTGGGTAGGGGACCAAAGACCAAGTTTGGGAGCCTCTGTTCCCCAGGATCGGAGGGTTGAATGGGAAGGAGCAGAAAGGACAACAGGAGGGGCAGGATAGTATGAGGAATGGGAGGGGAGTTCAGGATTCTCCCCTCTGTTGGGCCTGGTGCTTAATGGGTTAAATGAAATACCTCTTCCTCTGGGGTTGGGAGGTGGGCAGTGCTACCAGCTGGGAAGAAATTATTGGCAGGAGGGAAGATGACAGGAGGAGTGGTGCTGGAAAAGCGGATTCATTTTACCCAAAACAGCTAGGTCATCCAGTAAAATTCTTTGAATTGACTCCAGCTTCTCTCTCCATCCCCACTCTGATTCCCACTGGGCAGGGGGATCTGTGGCCAGGCCAGCATGAAGCATTGTGGGCCTTGGCCATGGCTGCTAGAGGTGGATGGTAAAGTCTGAAGGGTCCTGCCCTGGGGTGGTTTTTATCTCCCATGGCTGAGGGCCTTGACCTTCATAGCTCGTCTGTGGAGCCAGCTTCCCCTAGGTCATCTGAACCAGAAAGGATTGGAAACTGACAGCTCCTCTAGCACCAAGGCACACCCTAAGGACAGCCACCTCCTACACTAGGATCCAGAGAGAAAAAATCCAGTAACGCAGATGGCCGGCCTACCTAGATGGAGCTAGATCCAGACAACAGATTGCAGACCTTCAGGGTAGTGTGTTGGTCTAAGAGGACTGCCTGGAGGAGAGGGAGCCAGAAGGAGCGGGTGAGATGGATTCTAGGTTGGAGAATCTGCAGAAGGCCCAAAGTGGAGTTGGGAGAGGGAGCCTGTAACGGGAAGAGTCTGTGGACATAAGAAGAGGAGGCGAGAGGTTGAGTGATGTTGAGAGTGAGTTGCATGTGTGAGGCCAGTTAGCACTGCAGGACAATGGGAGTGGCGGCCGGCCGGGGCAGAAGGGCAGGGCATAGAGTGAGGAAAGTGGGCTGGATCTCCACTGACCACTGTAAGGCTGACTGCCTGCCCAGTGGACAGCAGGAAGAACAGTTAGTATTCATGTGGACCACACCACTATCAGGTCTCGGGAGCAGTCAAGGGAGACCACACTCCACTGTTGCTATGGTAATCCTCCTGTTCCCCTCCTTCACTTCCATTCAACCTACTTACACTATACAGAACTGTGCGGGGACCTGGCACAAAGACAAGGGGATGAGGGACTAAATTTCAAgcctagagaagaaaaatgacCTGCCCAATGTCACACAGAAGAGCCAGGAGCAAGATAAGAGTTTAGATCTGTAACATTCTGTGCCCAGCATATTTCTCCATCCAGGGCCTGGGTTCCGTGGGCCCTCCTGGCCACTTCTCCCCAGCCTCTTCTGGGCTGGGCTCACATTGGTGACCATAACAATGGCCTGCAC
The DNA window shown above is from Callithrix jacchus isolate 240 chromosome 18, calJac240_pri, whole genome shotgun sequence and carries:
- the BCAN gene encoding brevican core protein isoform X2; amino-acid sequence: MAQLLLLLLAALVLAQVPAALADVLEGDSSEDRAFRVRISGDAPLQGVLGGALTIPCHVHYLRPPPSRRAVLGSPRVKWTFLSGGREAEVLVARGVRVKVNEAYRFRVALPAYPASLTDVSLALSELRPNDSGIYRCEVQHGIDDCSDAVEVKVKGVVFLYREGSARYAFSFVGAQEACARIGAHIATPEQLYAAYLGGYEQCDAGWLSDQTVRYPIQTPREACYGDMDGFPGVRNYGVVDPDDLYDVYCYAADLNGELFLGDPPEKLTLEEARAYCQQRGAEIATTGQLYAAWDGGLDHCSPGWLADGSVRYPIVTPSQRCGGGLPGVKTLFLFPNQTGFPNKHSRFNVYCFRDSAQPSAITEAANPASDPASDGLEAIVTVTETLEELQLPQEAMESESRGAIYSIPIMEDGGGGSSTPEDPAEAPRTILEFETQSMVPPTGFSEEEGKALEEEEKYGDEEEKEEEEEEEEVDDEALWAWPSELSSPGPETSLPTEPADQEESFSQAPAKAVLHPGASPLPDGGPRPPRVHGPPTETLPTPREGNLASPSPSTLVGAREVGEETGGPDLSGVPRGESEEMGSSEDAPSLLPATRAPEGARELEAPSEDNSGRTAPAGTSVQAQPVLPTDSASRGGVAVVPATALPMGLQSRIPTFDFHPSSPSLHPVTPAPPLTICDLSPPSGPPPVAHISPAPQSILRPLQGPSSPIAAFRARPISHYSLPALVCHPLSCLPLISEKPGSPFPPLNLWGPGEPVPPQSLKQLLL